Proteins from a single region of Platichthys flesus chromosome 16, fPlaFle2.1, whole genome shotgun sequence:
- the LOC133970474 gene encoding G-protein coupled receptor family C group 5 member C-like: MEPTSAPRGCGSSISSIYYNLCDLTKVWGVVVEGVAAVGVVTSFVLFIILMACLPFVTDKTRKGTMAFQAGILIFTLALFGLTFAFIVGRSSTSCAARRFLFGVLFSGCLALLVMHGLWLALLEQRGRAPRVWVLCLGALGLWLVEVIINTEWLVITLVWRPQGNVTVPDMSCSIANQDFVMALIYVMVLLLAVVLMAIPSVTHKQKQWRRDGAYILVTGLLTVAIWVAWIVMYIHGNRVAGNPTWDDPTLAIAVVSNAWVFLFLYTIPEVCLLTLNSPDQEEPHDGEHIYPTKKLVYDNILKDVETPHQNVYLENKAFTMDEPTTVPTKPVSPYGGYYGQVRSCVYQPTELALIANGLTKMDQDAGMCRPTSPFRSSGGSSSPPQSPNSLPS, from the exons ATGGAGCCGACCAGTGCTCCGAGGGGATGTGGCTCCAGCATCAGCTCCATATATTACAACCTGTGCGACCTTACTAAAGTGTGGGGGGTCGTGGTGGAGGGCGTGGCTGCTGTTGGCGTGGTGACCTCCTTTGTCCTGTTCATCATCCTCATGGCCTGCTTACCGTTTGTGACAGACAAGACGAGAAAGGGTACGATGGCCTTCCAGGCCGGCATTCTAATCTTTACTCTGGCCCTCTTTGGACTTACGTTCGCCTTCATCGTGGGCCGGTCCTCCACCAGCTGTGCTGCGCGCAGGTTCCTGTTCGGAGTGCTGTTCTCAGGCTGTCTAGCCCTCCTGGTGATGCATGGGCTGTGGCTTGCCCTGCTGGAGCAGAGAGGCCGGGCTCCCAGAGTCTGGGTACTGTGCCTGGGAGCCCTGGGTCTGTGGCTGGTTGAGGTGATCATCAACACAGAGTGGCTCGTCATCACTTTGGTCTGGAGGCCACAGGGCAACGTCACTGTCCCTGACATGTCCTGCAGCATTGCTAACCAGGACTTTGTGATGGCACTCATCTATGTAATGGTTCTGCTGTTAGCTGTGGTGCTGATGGCTATACCCTCAGTGACACACAAGCAGAAGCAGTGGCGCAGAGATGGAGCCTACATCCTGGTCACAGGGCTCCTCACTGTGGCTATCTGGGTAGCTTGGATTGTCATGTACATCCATGGGAACAGAGTGGCCGGGAATCCAACTTGGGACGATCCCACTCTGGCTATAGCTGTGGTGTCAAACGCCTGggtgttcctcttcctctacacTATCCCAGAAGTCTGCTTGCTGACTCTGAACAGCCCAGACCAGGAGGAGCCCCATGATGGAGAACATATCTATCCCACCAAGAAACTGGTTTATGACAACATCCTCAAGGACGTGGAGACACCTCATCAGAACGTGTACCTGGAGAACAAAGCTTTCACAATGGACGAGCCTACAACAG TGCCCACAAAGCCAGTGTCTCCATATGGGGGGTACTATGGTCAGGTGCGAAGCTGCGTTTACCAGCCCACTGAACTAGCCCTGATAGCCAATGGTCTGACAAAG ATGGACCAAGACGCTGGGATGTGTCGACCCACATCCCCCTTCAGGAGTTCAGGAGGCAGCAGCTCCCCGCCTCAATCACCAAATTCCTTACCATCCTAG